A region of uncultured Desulfobacter sp. DNA encodes the following proteins:
- a CDS encoding SH3 domain-containing protein: protein MDRIRRGCILFISTCCLFIALDASIVLASERLSVKTVVANLRNGAGTKYKVLWQVEKYHPFLVINKKQDWYEVKDFEGDTAWIHRTLLGNTDTVISIKSQCNVRTKPDTSSDIILRVERGVPFKVLAHQGDWIKIEHADGEVGWIFKNLVW from the coding sequence ATGGATCGTATAAGAAGGGGATGTATTCTATTCATTTCAACTTGTTGTCTTTTTATTGCTCTTGATGCCAGCATTGTTTTAGCCTCGGAACGGCTATCGGTAAAAACTGTAGTTGCCAATTTGAGAAACGGGGCTGGAACCAAATATAAGGTGCTGTGGCAGGTAGAGAAATATCACCCTTTTCTTGTGATCAATAAAAAACAGGATTGGTACGAGGTAAAGGATTTTGAGGGCGATACGGCCTGGATTCATAGAACCCTGCTGGGAAATACGGATACGGTAATTTCCATAAAATCACAATGTAATGTTCGTACAAAACCGGATACATCAAGTGACATTATACTAAGAGTTGAACGCGGTGTCCCGTTTAAGGTGCTTGCCCACCAAGGGGACTGGATTAAGATTGAACATGCTGACGGCGAAGTCGGCTGGATATTTAAAAATTTGGTGTGGTAA
- a CDS encoding sigma-54 dependent transcriptional regulator, translating to MENILIVDDEKHYPMIIGEVLSEEGYTPFTASSGMEALDIINTQPIDLVLSDVKMPGMSGIDLLEKAKQRKPDLPVIIMTAFGSVEMAVEAMHKGAYTYIVKPFENEALIAHIAKALSISKIVRENTRLKDAIQSRYQFDNIIGKSKPMQALYEIIKKVAPTSASVLIEGESGTGKELVAKSIHYNSMRKDHSLVAVNCSAFAESLMESELFGHEKGAFTGAAGLKKGRFELADKGTLFLDEIGELTMPLQVKLLRVLQERTVERVGGTVSLPVDFRLIAATNKILENEVKKGNFREDLYYRLNVVKANIPPLRDRLEDIPLLINHFIEKYTQGPEAAGVVTNIDKEAVQRLCDYEWKGNVRELENVIERAVILAPGSIITVSDLPAQIRNPTSGTLQLDGIPDGVGLSETLAAVEKRMILRAMKMAGNVQTKAAQILGIGKSGLNQKLKKFNLDKELN from the coding sequence ATGGAAAATATATTGATTGTGGATGACGAAAAACATTACCCGATGATTATTGGGGAAGTTCTATCCGAAGAAGGATATACACCATTCACCGCATCAAGCGGGATGGAGGCCCTGGATATTATAAATACCCAGCCCATTGACCTGGTCTTATCCGATGTCAAAATGCCGGGCATGTCTGGTATTGACCTTCTGGAAAAGGCCAAACAGAGAAAACCGGATCTACCGGTGATCATCATGACGGCATTCGGCAGCGTGGAAATGGCTGTGGAGGCCATGCACAAAGGCGCTTACACCTATATTGTAAAACCTTTTGAAAATGAAGCGCTCATTGCCCACATTGCCAAAGCCCTGTCCATCTCCAAAATTGTCCGGGAGAACACGCGCCTTAAGGATGCAATTCAGTCCCGGTACCAGTTTGACAACATCATTGGAAAAAGCAAACCCATGCAGGCGCTGTACGAAATAATTAAAAAAGTCGCCCCGACTAGTGCCTCGGTGCTTATTGAAGGTGAAAGCGGCACCGGAAAGGAGCTTGTGGCCAAATCGATTCACTACAACAGCATGCGTAAGGATCATTCCCTGGTTGCAGTGAACTGTTCTGCTTTTGCCGAATCTCTTATGGAAAGCGAACTTTTCGGACATGAAAAAGGGGCGTTTACCGGAGCGGCAGGGTTAAAAAAAGGCCGATTTGAATTGGCGGATAAAGGCACCCTTTTCCTGGATGAAATCGGAGAGTTGACCATGCCGCTTCAGGTGAAACTGTTGCGGGTCTTACAGGAACGTACCGTGGAGCGGGTTGGCGGAACCGTAAGCCTGCCTGTGGACTTCAGGCTCATTGCTGCCACCAATAAAATCCTGGAAAATGAAGTTAAAAAAGGAAATTTCAGGGAAGATCTGTACTATCGCCTCAACGTTGTCAAAGCCAACATCCCTCCCCTGCGAGACCGGTTGGAGGACATTCCTTTGTTGATCAATCATTTTATTGAAAAATATACCCAGGGTCCGGAGGCTGCCGGGGTTGTTACAAATATTGATAAAGAAGCGGTCCAGCGACTGTGTGATTATGAGTGGAAGGGCAATGTCAGAGAGCTGGAAAATGTCATTGAGCGGGCTGTTATCCTGGCTCCGGGCAGTATAATCACGGTGTCAGACCTGCCGGCCCAGATCCGGAATCCGACATCCGGCACACTTCAGCTTGACGGCATCCCTGATGGTGTAGGGCTTTCGGAAACTCTTGCCGCTGTCGAAAAAAGAATGATCCTGCGGGCAATGAAAATGGCGGGCAATGTCCAGACCAAAGCGGCACAAATTCTTGGTATCGGAAAAAGCGGATTAAATCAGAAATTGAAAAAATTTAATCTGGATAAGGAATTAAATTAA
- a CDS encoding ATP-binding protein, which yields MKKNQHKESENSGTRPFVLVKAFTVSSLVVMLSATIVIAALNAHWVRKILLEKSREYNRLLVENLNHQIFLRFVWPVVFKQGEIKLRNQGQYQLLDTVVKSTLHSFHVEMVNIYATDNVIAYSLDKTRVGQKNAGGVHYEKAMKNEVSSKLVQQGNWIELTFWFPKETKIVTFAPLTQEVQLTRDKDKMVIGVVEIIRDVSDEYQQVFKLQGLIVVSCAIIMGLLFLVLRFVVKHGENIIKQRAEERLKLEEKLRRAEHLSAIGEMTAGVSHEIRNPLGIIKSSAQLMQKKMAKLDPSSNIPGIIVEESTRLERIITDFLDFAKPKIADLRPCRLEDILEKNITFLSSSSEHQVDRIIRKYQDNLPDILGDPAMLYQAFLNIFLNAFQAMDHKDGCITIATWQEPGFVYTSFTDTGPGIDEDLLKKIWTPFFTTKEMGTGLGLGIIKNIIQAHQGQIRITNAEPCGACVEIRLPSAP from the coding sequence GTGAAAAAAAATCAACACAAAGAGAGTGAAAATTCGGGCACCCGGCCTTTTGTCCTAGTTAAAGCCTTCACTGTTTCAAGCCTTGTTGTTATGCTTTCGGCCACCATTGTTATAGCCGCTTTGAATGCCCACTGGGTAAGAAAAATCCTACTTGAAAAAAGCAGAGAGTATAACCGGCTTCTCGTGGAAAACCTCAATCACCAGATATTTCTGAGATTTGTCTGGCCCGTGGTTTTTAAACAGGGCGAAATAAAACTGCGAAACCAAGGCCAATATCAGCTTCTTGACACAGTTGTCAAAAGTACTCTGCATAGTTTTCATGTGGAAATGGTTAATATTTATGCAACGGACAATGTTATCGCCTACAGCCTGGATAAGACAAGGGTCGGCCAGAAAAATGCCGGTGGTGTTCACTATGAAAAAGCCATGAAAAACGAAGTCTCCTCCAAGCTGGTTCAACAGGGAAACTGGATTGAACTCACTTTCTGGTTTCCCAAAGAGACAAAAATTGTTACCTTTGCCCCCTTAACCCAGGAAGTTCAACTTACCCGGGACAAAGACAAAATGGTAATCGGTGTTGTCGAGATTATCAGGGATGTATCGGATGAATACCAACAGGTATTTAAACTCCAGGGATTGATTGTCGTCAGTTGCGCCATTATCATGGGGCTTCTTTTTCTTGTTCTAAGGTTTGTGGTGAAACATGGAGAAAATATTATTAAGCAAAGAGCTGAAGAGCGGCTCAAGCTTGAAGAAAAACTGCGCAGGGCCGAGCACCTGTCCGCAATCGGTGAAATGACTGCCGGTGTGTCACACGAAATTCGCAACCCGTTAGGCATCATAAAAAGCTCTGCTCAGCTGATGCAAAAAAAGATGGCTAAACTGGACCCGTCCAGCAATATTCCTGGAATTATTGTGGAAGAATCCACTCGCCTGGAGCGCATCATCACAGATTTCCTTGATTTTGCAAAACCTAAAATTGCAGATTTAAGGCCCTGCCGCCTGGAAGATATCCTAGAAAAAAATATCACTTTCCTATCATCTTCCAGCGAACATCAAGTGGACAGGATCATCCGGAAGTACCAGGATAACTTGCCGGATATTCTTGGTGACCCTGCCATGCTCTACCAGGCATTTTTAAATATTTTTCTCAATGCATTTCAGGCCATGGACCATAAAGATGGATGCATCACCATTGCCACATGGCAAGAGCCCGGGTTTGTTTATACCAGTTTCACGGACACAGGCCCGGGCATCGACGAAGATCTGCTGAAAAAAATATGGACCCCCTTTTTCACAACCAAAGAAATGGGGACCGGTTTAGGTCTTGGTATTATAAAAAACATCATTCAGGCACACCAGGGTCAGATTCGTATAACCAATGCCGAACCCTGCGGGGCTTGCGTGGAGATACGCCTGCCCTCAGCGCCGTAA
- the pilM gene encoding type IV pilus assembly protein PilM: MKFGKKNHLVGLDIGAAFVKVAELKTTKKGRQLHKFGIAKVPEGMVEDGRIADMEGLAEIIRSLFKAQNIKEKNVALSTGGHSVVIKTISTSKVADDALHKNIRAEAEQYIPYDIDDVNIDYQILGDSEYSSEQMNVLLVAVKQDLVDEYVELIHMAGLNPVIIDVDTFALQNIYETLPDVDHGCITLLLDVGASKTSVNILQNKNSMMMRDMTNGCYQLVSVISERLGLDREKALQIVMGEIDSPESAQELEAVYEMVVGNWCADICQVVYTFESGPGNAGVEKIIVSGGGGFIDLLAEKLTAELKVTVSKINPFAGLISDSKELGDLEAYQLLAPIALGLASRRVNDK, encoded by the coding sequence ATGAAATTCGGAAAAAAAAATCATCTTGTAGGTTTGGATATTGGCGCTGCTTTTGTTAAGGTGGCCGAACTAAAGACGACAAAGAAAGGTCGTCAGCTTCATAAATTCGGCATCGCAAAAGTTCCGGAAGGCATGGTTGAGGACGGTCGGATTGCCGATATGGAGGGGTTGGCCGAAATTATTCGTTCATTGTTTAAAGCCCAGAATATCAAGGAAAAAAATGTAGCTCTTTCCACCGGCGGCCACTCCGTTGTCATCAAGACCATCAGTACATCAAAGGTGGCTGATGACGCACTGCATAAAAATATCCGGGCAGAAGCCGAACAATATATCCCCTACGATATAGATGACGTCAATATCGATTACCAGATTTTAGGAGACAGCGAGTACTCTTCAGAGCAGATGAATGTGCTTCTTGTCGCGGTGAAGCAGGATCTGGTGGACGAATATGTCGAACTGATCCATATGGCGGGCCTTAATCCCGTTATTATTGATGTGGATACGTTTGCCCTTCAGAATATTTACGAAACTCTTCCTGATGTTGATCATGGATGCATAACCCTGCTGCTTGATGTGGGGGCTTCCAAGACAAGTGTGAATATACTTCAAAACAAGAACTCCATGATGATGCGCGACATGACCAACGGATGCTATCAGTTGGTTTCTGTTATCAGTGAACGGCTTGGGCTTGACCGGGAAAAGGCATTGCAGATTGTCATGGGCGAGATAGATTCTCCGGAATCTGCACAGGAGCTGGAGGCAGTTTATGAAATGGTTGTGGGCAACTGGTGTGCAGATATCTGTCAGGTTGTTTATACTTTCGAGTCAGGCCCCGGTAATGCCGGGGTGGAAAAGATTATTGTCAGCGGTGGAGGCGGCTTCATTGACCTGCTGGCCGAAAAATTAACTGCAGAGCTGAAAGTAACGGTATCAAAGATTAATCCCTTTGCCGGCCTGATCAGCGACTCCAAAGAACTTGGCGATCTGGAAGCGTACCAGCTTCTGGCCCCCATTGCACTGGGGCTTGCCTCCAGACGGGTGAATGATAAATGA
- a CDS encoding PilN domain-containing protein: MIRINLLPFRLARKKENIRRQVSIFFLSIALIILALAWVFVRLNSEVSRTQNEAAQVKTESLKYKKVADKVTQIEKNLKTLEDKLSIVENLKKRKNEQQILLEQLAQLIVETKMWLSSVAADSRTVSLKGVAFDNPTIAMFMRNLESSHMFETVDLKLSRTKEFDNTIRLKEFEIYCTKRLTQPESYTTNKDGTSPKGKK; encoded by the coding sequence ATGATACGAATCAATCTGTTGCCGTTTAGGCTTGCCAGGAAAAAAGAAAATATCCGCCGCCAGGTATCCATTTTTTTCCTTTCCATTGCGTTGATTATTTTGGCACTGGCTTGGGTGTTCGTGAGGCTGAACAGTGAAGTGTCTCGTACACAGAATGAGGCAGCCCAGGTAAAAACAGAAAGTCTCAAGTATAAGAAAGTGGCAGATAAGGTTACCCAGATAGAGAAAAATTTAAAGACTCTGGAAGATAAACTGTCCATTGTCGAGAACTTAAAAAAAAGAAAGAATGAGCAGCAGATTTTACTGGAACAGCTGGCGCAACTGATTGTAGAAACAAAAATGTGGCTCTCCAGTGTGGCTGCAGATAGCCGGACCGTTTCTTTGAAAGGGGTTGCCTTTGATAACCCCACCATTGCCATGTTTATGAGAAACCTTGAAAGTTCCCATATGTTCGAAACCGTGGACCTAAAGCTGTCAAGGACAAAGGAATTTGATAATACTATCCGGTTAAAGGAGTTTGAAATATATTGCACAAAGAGACTAACCCAACCGGAATCCTACACGACGAATAAGGATGGGACGTCCCCAAAAGGGAAAAAATAA
- the pilO gene encoding type 4a pilus biogenesis protein PilO codes for MAGKKENSTVKKKGQMDVLFEKIGALTKLQRILISLGTLCLIGAGFYFFLLAPKLDALTAARNDLQNHKNLLSKYRSKANTLAKVEAQMAKVQEQFNIAMTALPDKRELPSLLDEISKAGMDAGLEVQSFAPQNMVENHSYTEIPLAMTVAGRYHQIAEFFYRVAGLNRIVNISTIDMNRISGKEQVNRNNIQMKCVAVTYMFVEPPKNGTADNKNKKKHQKG; via the coding sequence ATGGCCGGAAAAAAAGAAAATAGCACTGTGAAAAAAAAAGGACAGATGGACGTCCTGTTTGAAAAAATAGGCGCCTTGACAAAACTCCAACGTATTTTGATCAGTCTGGGCACACTATGTTTGATTGGTGCCGGGTTCTATTTTTTTCTGCTTGCCCCAAAGCTTGATGCTCTTACCGCAGCAAGAAACGATTTGCAAAATCATAAAAATCTTTTGTCAAAGTACAGAAGTAAAGCCAACACCCTTGCAAAGGTGGAAGCCCAGATGGCAAAAGTCCAGGAGCAATTTAACATTGCCATGACTGCCTTGCCGGATAAAAGAGAACTGCCTTCGTTGCTGGATGAAATATCCAAGGCAGGGATGGATGCCGGGCTTGAAGTCCAGTCATTTGCGCCCCAAAACATGGTGGAAAACCATTCCTACACAGAAATTCCATTGGCTATGACGGTGGCAGGCCGTTACCACCAGATTGCCGAGTTCTTTTACCGGGTTGCAGGACTTAATCGTATTGTCAATATATCCACCATTGATATGAACCGGATTTCCGGAAAAGAGCAAGTTAACAGAAATAATATCCAGATGAAATGTGTAGCCGTTACCTACATGTTTGTTGAACCCCCAAAAAATGGAACTGCAGACAATAAGAATAAAAAGAAACACCAAAAGGGTTAG
- a CDS encoding pilus assembly protein PilP, whose protein sequence is MVKLTKVCWVACVGVSLLFVSACEEQPPAPRLKRPAEIVSKSISKPKMPVTQAPAPRNAEVTQTPVSELKPALDPVKVSQAGEDIAGSVGLEKTGIFTPMAKYDSKDRVDPFIPLIAEKDTSAGSGFPDNLKPDRPLTPLETLELSQVKLVAVVEMQGRTIAMVEDAGGKGYEVTVGTYIGPKGGRVASITMEGIKIEEKVKDYQGKISKRYEEIKFHKSENGE, encoded by the coding sequence ATGGTAAAATTAACTAAAGTATGTTGGGTGGCCTGCGTGGGTGTCTCATTACTGTTTGTATCAGCCTGTGAGGAGCAGCCCCCTGCGCCAAGGCTGAAAAGACCTGCCGAAATCGTTTCCAAGTCCATTTCCAAACCCAAGATGCCGGTAACGCAAGCACCTGCCCCCAGGAATGCAGAAGTAACACAGACGCCGGTATCTGAGTTGAAGCCAGCCCTGGATCCCGTAAAAGTCAGCCAGGCAGGAGAGGACATAGCTGGGTCAGTCGGCCTGGAGAAAACTGGTATTTTCACCCCTATGGCAAAGTATGACAGCAAGGATCGGGTGGATCCGTTTATCCCTTTGATAGCTGAAAAAGATACGTCTGCAGGATCGGGTTTTCCTGATAATTTAAAACCCGATAGACCGTTGACGCCTTTGGAAACACTGGAATTAAGCCAGGTTAAGCTGGTGGCGGTAGTTGAAATGCAGGGCAGGACCATTGCCATGGTGGAAGATGCCGGCGGTAAAGGCTATGAGGTCACTGTTGGTACGTATATCGGGCCAAAAGGAGGAAGGGTTGCATCCATCACAATGGAAGGCATAAAAATTGAAGAAAAAGTAAAAGACTACCAGGGAAAAATTAGCAAGCGGTATGAAGAGATTAAATTTCATAAAAGCGAAAATGGGGAATAA
- the pilQ gene encoding type IV pilus secretin PilQ, which produces MKKQKNKELQSNSSSLPKTIDKIWVNPKADAFEVWIQGSGALNDYTSIKQPFPFAVSVYLTNARLAPAVDAGSFSDPRVSSVNVGFIDDAQTTVKVEILLKADLPYIVEEKPDRLGIILKGSPSAVDQTDGAGPVTDESGQDLDDAEVLPEDVPIPKTTAHLTHIEFDNNTLGQSDIQIQTDHPVRYETIQNSKDSLGLILYNTMVPLRHQRPLVTRYFNSAVVQVMPRPNPANPNDALVDIKIRETVPFQVVQTTRGIHMTFEASTVSPPEFDKAKVSLNADQKTHDILQKQDVQKQDQGQPEIQGNKTVMDQDPLLNPSSIRYTGEKIKLDFYETDIKNVFRILKSVGGVNFAIDKDVEGKVTLSLEDPVPWDQILDLVLKMNSLDKKMEGNVIRIATAQTLAREENERQDAIAARQKSEDQKKALEPLVTEYIPVNYSDAKADIEPHVSQILTPSRGKISVDTRTNMLIITDTQAKVTQANELIYRLDKVTPQIMIEAKVVEVTKEFSRKFGINWNLSNASSVTSGFVDDYSVSVNAATKVGISGDFSFFGLFGSSVSALNAKLESSEAQGDVRIVSAPRILTLDNKKAMIKQGQQYAYYERDDSGGSSVAFKDIDLLLEVTPHVTPDNRISMTVRLTKNDVGPENSLGVPSLVTNEAETELLVNNNDTVVIGGVIKTNQSQDSDGIPFLAGIPGLGYLFGSKSKTDDRNELLIFLTPSIVQLEQKKHTVQ; this is translated from the coding sequence GTGAAAAAACAGAAAAACAAGGAGTTACAGTCAAATTCTTCGTCTTTGCCTAAAACAATTGACAAAATATGGGTCAATCCCAAAGCTGATGCGTTTGAGGTATGGATCCAGGGCTCCGGGGCTTTGAACGATTATACGTCCATTAAGCAGCCTTTCCCCTTTGCCGTGAGCGTCTATCTGACCAATGCCCGCCTTGCCCCCGCCGTGGATGCCGGATCTTTTTCCGACCCCCGTGTCAGCAGTGTGAACGTGGGATTTATTGATGATGCCCAGACAACAGTCAAGGTGGAGATCCTGCTTAAAGCAGACCTGCCCTACATTGTGGAGGAAAAACCGGACCGTTTGGGTATCATTCTTAAAGGCAGTCCGTCTGCTGTTGATCAGACGGACGGGGCCGGACCTGTTACGGATGAATCCGGACAGGATCTGGACGATGCTGAAGTGCTGCCCGAAGATGTTCCCATTCCCAAAACCACAGCCCATCTGACCCACATTGAATTTGATAACAATACGCTTGGTCAGTCTGACATTCAGATTCAAACGGATCACCCGGTTCGATACGAAACCATTCAGAACAGCAAGGATTCCCTGGGGCTGATATTGTATAACACAATGGTGCCCCTGCGCCATCAGCGGCCCCTTGTGACCCGTTATTTTAATTCTGCAGTGGTTCAAGTCATGCCCCGGCCAAATCCAGCAAATCCAAATGATGCGCTGGTGGATATCAAGATCCGGGAAACCGTGCCGTTCCAGGTGGTTCAAACCACCCGGGGCATTCATATGACTTTTGAAGCATCCACCGTCTCCCCGCCTGAATTTGATAAAGCCAAAGTGAGTCTGAACGCCGACCAAAAGACCCATGACATATTGCAAAAGCAGGATGTGCAAAAACAGGACCAGGGGCAGCCGGAAATCCAAGGAAATAAGACTGTTATGGATCAGGATCCTTTATTGAATCCTTCCAGTATTCGATACACCGGTGAAAAAATCAAACTGGATTTTTATGAAACAGATATTAAAAATGTTTTCAGGATATTGAAAAGTGTGGGCGGCGTCAACTTTGCCATTGATAAGGATGTGGAAGGCAAAGTGACATTAAGCTTGGAGGATCCCGTACCCTGGGACCAGATACTTGATCTTGTGTTAAAAATGAACAGTCTTGATAAAAAAATGGAGGGCAATGTGATCCGCATTGCCACCGCACAAACCCTTGCCAGGGAGGAAAACGAACGTCAGGATGCCATTGCTGCACGGCAAAAATCCGAAGATCAGAAAAAGGCCTTAGAACCCCTTGTCACCGAATATATTCCGGTCAATTATTCAGATGCAAAGGCTGATATTGAACCCCATGTATCACAGATCCTGACCCCGAGCCGGGGCAAGATTTCAGTGGATACCCGTACCAATATGCTGATCATTACCGATACCCAGGCCAAGGTCACCCAGGCCAATGAGCTGATCTACCGCCTGGACAAGGTAACGCCCCAAATCATGATTGAAGCCAAGGTGGTTGAGGTCACCAAGGAGTTTTCCAGGAAGTTCGGGATCAACTGGAACCTGTCCAATGCGTCGAGTGTGACATCGGGATTTGTCGATGATTACTCTGTTTCTGTTAACGCAGCAACAAAAGTGGGTATTTCCGGGGACTTCTCCTTTTTCGGGCTGTTCGGATCTTCTGTCAGCGCATTGAACGCCAAGCTCGAATCATCCGAGGCGCAAGGAGACGTCAGGATCGTATCCGCCCCAAGAATTCTGACCCTGGACAATAAAAAGGCCATGATCAAGCAGGGCCAGCAATATGCTTATTACGAGCGTGATGATTCAGGCGGGTCTTCTGTGGCGTTTAAAGACATTGACCTGCTGCTGGAAGTAACCCCCCATGTTACCCCGGATAACCGAATTTCCATGACCGTGCGGTTGACTAAAAACGATGTTGGTCCCGAGAATTCTCTGGGTGTCCCGTCTCTGGTGACCAATGAGGCGGAAACAGAGCTTCTGGTCAATAATAATGATACGGTTGTTATCGGTGGTGTTATTAAGACGAATCAGTCCCAGGACAGCGATGGCATTCCTTTTCTGGCCGGAATTCCGGGATTAGGCTATCTTTTTGGTTCAAAATCCAAAACTGACGATCGAAATGAATTGCTTATTTTCCTGACCCCCTCCATTGTCCAGCTTGAGCAGAAAAAGCATACTGTTCAATAG
- a CDS encoding AEC family transporter — protein sequence MFFQAGITVFNAIFQLLLISLTAGICVRQHWVSRDQIKSLSAVTINVFLPCLIMAKTLTQFHPQAMPDWWLLPLAGVALVLPGLFFSALLFRFKPDKKHFMAMSGMQNALFIVLPIGHLLFPEQFNLFALYCFLLVMGVTPVMWSLGKVMLAPDTHDGFHLKSLMTPPLVAIVISVGLVFEGLSPLVPHTVIASMTLLGEAAIPLAIFILGGTLGAISIGDIPDLKDIFIVFIVKFVLVPGCVFTLLRFTKDLLSSSLICSMLMVQAASPPATNLVLIAENYGGDTRAISSMMLIQYLIAIVVMPVWIALWQYSACLD from the coding sequence ATGTTTTTCCAAGCGGGCATAACCGTATTTAACGCCATTTTTCAACTGCTTTTGATCTCCCTGACTGCAGGTATCTGCGTCAGGCAGCACTGGGTGTCCAGGGACCAGATTAAATCTTTATCCGCAGTAACAATAAATGTCTTTCTGCCCTGTCTGATCATGGCCAAAACCCTGACGCAGTTTCATCCCCAGGCTATGCCCGACTGGTGGCTTCTGCCTCTGGCCGGTGTGGCCTTAGTGCTGCCCGGACTTTTTTTCAGCGCGCTTTTGTTCAGATTCAAACCGGATAAAAAACATTTCATGGCCATGTCCGGCATGCAGAACGCACTTTTTATTGTTCTTCCCATTGGTCATCTTCTGTTTCCAGAACAGTTTAATCTTTTTGCTCTGTATTGCTTTCTTCTGGTGATGGGCGTCACGCCGGTCATGTGGAGTCTGGGTAAAGTAATGCTCGCCCCGGATACACACGACGGATTTCACTTGAAAAGCCTTATGACCCCGCCCCTGGTTGCGATTGTTATATCTGTCGGTCTGGTTTTTGAGGGCCTGTCCCCATTGGTGCCACATACGGTTATTGCCTCCATGACTCTTCTTGGCGAGGCGGCCATCCCTTTGGCCATTTTTATTCTCGGGGGCACCCTCGGGGCAATTTCAATCGGGGATATTCCTGATCTTAAAGATATTTTCATCGTTTTTATTGTAAAATTCGTTCTTGTTCCGGGATGTGTTTTTACATTGCTCCGTTTTACAAAGGACCTGCTGTCCTCCTCTCTTATCTGCAGCATGCTCATGGTCCAGGCCGCCTCTCCCCCGGCGACAAACCTGGTTCTCATCGCTGAAAACTATGGAGGAGACACCCGGGCCATCTCCTCCATGATGCTGATACAATACCTTATCGCCATTGTAGTAATGCCGGTATGGATTGCACTCTGGCAGTATAGTGCGTGTCTGGATTAA